One part of the Musa acuminata AAA Group cultivar baxijiao chromosome BXJ1-5, Cavendish_Baxijiao_AAA, whole genome shotgun sequence genome encodes these proteins:
- the LOC135673689 gene encoding uncharacterized protein LOC135673689 isoform X3 has translation MEIVEVVHDDCKDGMVKCAIENGWVKPSMCQNNFTCKPVQDEIHGVLFPASEDEAMEVEHLLLEPQIEKDLSNNIMLMGSEHSKECLAIEDFTFAVDYTDCKADFGKIYSDAALIQKHEFVDSMLQGVNEGNLHGQSNFCSICPELFWDNDCAESLEVKCASQNTSCIRNFRSDLQTKSIGIHSDAGEFSDLSNALNSPYDAATPDRDAFLFDDVSTDQLPDVFRSTLGWDTSVEDKQSLEHHILFELQNLTEINKFSSPSQCSSMPNEIDDETIWIPKNLFEEVSSPFGSIFDTTKLVVGIGAEKPVQCGRDVRVGNFSEAHKTHLGDEDSAVITNKRLRKPTRRYIEETSDLKSRCCRETRGLVIQKQRGLHASRVQRRKNAAVMVRYPFHEVGNETIISKDEFLTADESRATYALRFPKSELRNNASEDWTRTVRNEKSGIRRKHHRLWTLPEVMKLIEGVSHYGVGRWTDIKRLLFATSAFRTSVDLKDKWRNLLRASAAQLHDRKQHLNQVENFHERNYW, from the exons ATGGAAATTGTGGAAGTTGTGCATGATGATTGCAAGGATGGCATGGTGAAATGTGCCATAGAAAATGGGTGGGTGAAGCCAAGCATGTGCCAAAATAACTTCACTTGTAAGCCTGTTCAG GATGAAATTCATGGTGTACTTTTTCCTGCCTCAGAAGATGAAGCAATGGAGGTTGAGCATTTACTTTTGGAGCCACAAATTGAAAAAGATTTAAGCAACAATATCATGCTTATGGGCTCAGAGCATTCTAAAGAGTGCCTAGCTATCGAAGATTTTACATTTGCAGTTGATTACACAGATTGTAAAGCAGATTTTG GAAAAATTTATTCTGATGCTGCACTGATTCAGAAACATGAG TTTGTTGATAGCATGCTCCAGGGAGTTAATGAAGGGAATCTTCATGGACAAAGCAATTTCTGCAGCATCTGTCCTGAACTTTTTTGGG ATAATGACTGTGCAGAAAGCCTTGAGGTTAAATGTGCTTCCCAGAACACATCATGTATTAGAAATTTCAGATCAGATTTGCAAACCAAAAGCATTGGAATACATAGTGATGCTGGAGAATTCTCAGACTTGTCAAATGCTCTTAATTCTCCATATGATGCTGCTACACCTGATCGAGATGCATTTTTGTTCGATGATGTAAGCACCGATCAACTTCCTGATGTGTTCAGAAGCACATTGGGATGGGATACATCAGTGGAGGACAAGCAGTCTCTGGAGCATCATATACTCTTTGAATTGCAGAACCTGACTGAAATTAACAAATTTTCCAGTCCCTCGCAATGCAGCTCTATGCCAAATGAGATTGATGATGAAACAATATGGATTCCAAAAAATCTTTTTGAAGAAGTGTCTAGTCCATTCGGAAGTATATTTGATACCACCAAACTGGTGGTTGGAATAGGTGCTGAGAAGCCAGTGCAGTGTGGTAGGGATGTTCGAGTGGGAAATTTTTCTGAGGCACACAAGACTCATTTGGGAGATGAAGACAGTGCAGTTATAACAAATAAGAGATTACGCAAACCTACTCGAAGATATATTGAAGAAACATCAGATTTGAAATCCAGATGCTGCAGAGAAACTAGAG GTTTAGTTATTCAGAAACAAAGAGGTCTGCATGCCTCCAGAGTTCAGCGTCGGAAAAATGCTGCAGTTATGGTGAGATATCCTTTCCATGAAGTG GGAAATGAGACTATAATAAGCAAGGATGAATTCTTAACTGCCGATGAATCTAGAGCAACATATGCTTTAAGGTTTCCAAAGTCTGAGTTACGAAATAATGCATCAGAAGACTGGACCAGAACAGTTAGAAATGAGAAAAGTGGGATTAGAAGGAAACATCATAGACTTTGGACACTTCCAGAAGTGATGAAGCTCATTGAAGGTGTCTCCCATTATGGAGTTGGCAGATGGACTGATATCAAGAGGCTCTTATTCGCAACATCTGCTTTCCGCACGTCTGTGGATCTCAAG GATAAATGGAGAAACCTTTTGAGAGCTAGTGCTGCTCAGTTACATGACAGAAAGCAG CATTTGAATCAGGTGGAAAATTTTCATGAACGTAATTACTGGTGA
- the LOC135673689 gene encoding uncharacterized protein LOC135673689 isoform X2 — MEIVEVVHDDCKDGMVKCAIENGWVKPSMCQNNFTCKPVQDEIHGVLFPASEDEAMEVEHLLLEPQIEKDLSNNIMLMGSEHSKECLAIEDFTFAVDYTDCKADFGKIYSDAALIQKHEFVDSMLQGVNEGNLHGQSNFCSICPELFWDNDCAESLEVKCASQNTSCIRNFRSDLQTKSIGIHSDAGEFSDLSNALNSPYDAATPDRDAFLFDDVSTDQLPDVFRSTLGWDTSVEDKQSLEHHILFELQNLTEINKFSSPSQCSSMPNEIDDETIWIPKNLFEEVSSPFGSIFDTTKLVVGIGAEKPVQCGRDVRVGNFSEAHKTHLGDEDSAVITNKRLRKPTRRYIEETSDLKSRCCRETRGLVIQKQRGLHASRVQRRKNAAVMGNETIISKDEFLTADESRATYALRFPKSELRNNASEDWTRTVRNEKSGIRRKHHRLWTLPEVMKLIEGVSHYGVGRWTDIKRLLFATSAFRTSVDLKDKWRNLLRASAAQLHDRKQVGPHKKHVTLPIPQYVMRRIRELSAIHPYPRERKPRAQLISSNPVFSRSNDNSSSGGDDELTEET, encoded by the exons ATGGAAATTGTGGAAGTTGTGCATGATGATTGCAAGGATGGCATGGTGAAATGTGCCATAGAAAATGGGTGGGTGAAGCCAAGCATGTGCCAAAATAACTTCACTTGTAAGCCTGTTCAG GATGAAATTCATGGTGTACTTTTTCCTGCCTCAGAAGATGAAGCAATGGAGGTTGAGCATTTACTTTTGGAGCCACAAATTGAAAAAGATTTAAGCAACAATATCATGCTTATGGGCTCAGAGCATTCTAAAGAGTGCCTAGCTATCGAAGATTTTACATTTGCAGTTGATTACACAGATTGTAAAGCAGATTTTG GAAAAATTTATTCTGATGCTGCACTGATTCAGAAACATGAG TTTGTTGATAGCATGCTCCAGGGAGTTAATGAAGGGAATCTTCATGGACAAAGCAATTTCTGCAGCATCTGTCCTGAACTTTTTTGGG ATAATGACTGTGCAGAAAGCCTTGAGGTTAAATGTGCTTCCCAGAACACATCATGTATTAGAAATTTCAGATCAGATTTGCAAACCAAAAGCATTGGAATACATAGTGATGCTGGAGAATTCTCAGACTTGTCAAATGCTCTTAATTCTCCATATGATGCTGCTACACCTGATCGAGATGCATTTTTGTTCGATGATGTAAGCACCGATCAACTTCCTGATGTGTTCAGAAGCACATTGGGATGGGATACATCAGTGGAGGACAAGCAGTCTCTGGAGCATCATATACTCTTTGAATTGCAGAACCTGACTGAAATTAACAAATTTTCCAGTCCCTCGCAATGCAGCTCTATGCCAAATGAGATTGATGATGAAACAATATGGATTCCAAAAAATCTTTTTGAAGAAGTGTCTAGTCCATTCGGAAGTATATTTGATACCACCAAACTGGTGGTTGGAATAGGTGCTGAGAAGCCAGTGCAGTGTGGTAGGGATGTTCGAGTGGGAAATTTTTCTGAGGCACACAAGACTCATTTGGGAGATGAAGACAGTGCAGTTATAACAAATAAGAGATTACGCAAACCTACTCGAAGATATATTGAAGAAACATCAGATTTGAAATCCAGATGCTGCAGAGAAACTAGAG GTTTAGTTATTCAGAAACAAAGAGGTCTGCATGCCTCCAGAGTTCAGCGTCGGAAAAATGCTGCAGTTATG GGAAATGAGACTATAATAAGCAAGGATGAATTCTTAACTGCCGATGAATCTAGAGCAACATATGCTTTAAGGTTTCCAAAGTCTGAGTTACGAAATAATGCATCAGAAGACTGGACCAGAACAGTTAGAAATGAGAAAAGTGGGATTAGAAGGAAACATCATAGACTTTGGACACTTCCAGAAGTGATGAAGCTCATTGAAGGTGTCTCCCATTATGGAGTTGGCAGATGGACTGATATCAAGAGGCTCTTATTCGCAACATCTGCTTTCCGCACGTCTGTGGATCTCAAG GATAAATGGAGAAACCTTTTGAGAGCTAGTGCTGCTCAGTTACATGACAGAAAGCAG GTTGGGCCACACAAGAAACATGTGACACTCCCCATACCACAATATGTTATGCGACGCATTAGGGAGTTATCTGCCATTCATCCGTACCCAAGGGAGCGAAAGCCAAGAGCACAGCTGATTTCAAGCAATCCAGTCTTCAGCCGCAGCAATGACAATTccagtagcggcggcgacgatgaACTCACAGAAGAAACATAG
- the LOC135674971 gene encoding telomere-binding protein 1-like: MKLIEGVSHYGVGRWTDIKRLLFATSAFRTSVDLKDKWRNLLRASAAQLHDRKQVGPHKKHVTLPIPQYVMRRIRELSAIHPYPRERKPRAQLISSNPVFSCSNDNSSSGGDDELTEET, encoded by the exons ATGAAGCTCATTGAAGGTGTCTCCCATTATGGAGTTGGCAGATGGACTGATATCAAGAGGCTCTTATTCGCAACATCTGCTTTCCGCACATCTGTGGATCTCAAG GATAAATGGAGAAACCTTTTGAGAGCTAGTGCTGCTCAGTTACATGACAGAAAGCAG GTTGGGCCACACAAGAAACATGTGACACTCCCCATACCACAATATGTTATGCGACGCATTAGGGAGTTATCTGCCATTCATCCGTACCCAAGGGAGCGAAAGCCAAGAGCACAGCTGATTTCAAGCAATCCAGTCTTCAGCTGCAGCAATGACAATTccagtagcggcggcgacgatgaACTCACAGAAGAAACATAG
- the LOC135673689 gene encoding uncharacterized protein LOC135673689 isoform X1, with product MEIVEVVHDDCKDGMVKCAIENGWVKPSMCQNNFTCKPVQDEIHGVLFPASEDEAMEVEHLLLEPQIEKDLSNNIMLMGSEHSKECLAIEDFTFAVDYTDCKADFGKIYSDAALIQKHEFVDSMLQGVNEGNLHGQSNFCSICPELFWDNDCAESLEVKCASQNTSCIRNFRSDLQTKSIGIHSDAGEFSDLSNALNSPYDAATPDRDAFLFDDVSTDQLPDVFRSTLGWDTSVEDKQSLEHHILFELQNLTEINKFSSPSQCSSMPNEIDDETIWIPKNLFEEVSSPFGSIFDTTKLVVGIGAEKPVQCGRDVRVGNFSEAHKTHLGDEDSAVITNKRLRKPTRRYIEETSDLKSRCCRETRGLVIQKQRGLHASRVQRRKNAAVMVRYPFHEVGNETIISKDEFLTADESRATYALRFPKSELRNNASEDWTRTVRNEKSGIRRKHHRLWTLPEVMKLIEGVSHYGVGRWTDIKRLLFATSAFRTSVDLKDKWRNLLRASAAQLHDRKQVGPHKKHVTLPIPQYVMRRIRELSAIHPYPRERKPRAQLISSNPVFSRSNDNSSSGGDDELTEET from the exons ATGGAAATTGTGGAAGTTGTGCATGATGATTGCAAGGATGGCATGGTGAAATGTGCCATAGAAAATGGGTGGGTGAAGCCAAGCATGTGCCAAAATAACTTCACTTGTAAGCCTGTTCAG GATGAAATTCATGGTGTACTTTTTCCTGCCTCAGAAGATGAAGCAATGGAGGTTGAGCATTTACTTTTGGAGCCACAAATTGAAAAAGATTTAAGCAACAATATCATGCTTATGGGCTCAGAGCATTCTAAAGAGTGCCTAGCTATCGAAGATTTTACATTTGCAGTTGATTACACAGATTGTAAAGCAGATTTTG GAAAAATTTATTCTGATGCTGCACTGATTCAGAAACATGAG TTTGTTGATAGCATGCTCCAGGGAGTTAATGAAGGGAATCTTCATGGACAAAGCAATTTCTGCAGCATCTGTCCTGAACTTTTTTGGG ATAATGACTGTGCAGAAAGCCTTGAGGTTAAATGTGCTTCCCAGAACACATCATGTATTAGAAATTTCAGATCAGATTTGCAAACCAAAAGCATTGGAATACATAGTGATGCTGGAGAATTCTCAGACTTGTCAAATGCTCTTAATTCTCCATATGATGCTGCTACACCTGATCGAGATGCATTTTTGTTCGATGATGTAAGCACCGATCAACTTCCTGATGTGTTCAGAAGCACATTGGGATGGGATACATCAGTGGAGGACAAGCAGTCTCTGGAGCATCATATACTCTTTGAATTGCAGAACCTGACTGAAATTAACAAATTTTCCAGTCCCTCGCAATGCAGCTCTATGCCAAATGAGATTGATGATGAAACAATATGGATTCCAAAAAATCTTTTTGAAGAAGTGTCTAGTCCATTCGGAAGTATATTTGATACCACCAAACTGGTGGTTGGAATAGGTGCTGAGAAGCCAGTGCAGTGTGGTAGGGATGTTCGAGTGGGAAATTTTTCTGAGGCACACAAGACTCATTTGGGAGATGAAGACAGTGCAGTTATAACAAATAAGAGATTACGCAAACCTACTCGAAGATATATTGAAGAAACATCAGATTTGAAATCCAGATGCTGCAGAGAAACTAGAG GTTTAGTTATTCAGAAACAAAGAGGTCTGCATGCCTCCAGAGTTCAGCGTCGGAAAAATGCTGCAGTTATGGTGAGATATCCTTTCCATGAAGTG GGAAATGAGACTATAATAAGCAAGGATGAATTCTTAACTGCCGATGAATCTAGAGCAACATATGCTTTAAGGTTTCCAAAGTCTGAGTTACGAAATAATGCATCAGAAGACTGGACCAGAACAGTTAGAAATGAGAAAAGTGGGATTAGAAGGAAACATCATAGACTTTGGACACTTCCAGAAGTGATGAAGCTCATTGAAGGTGTCTCCCATTATGGAGTTGGCAGATGGACTGATATCAAGAGGCTCTTATTCGCAACATCTGCTTTCCGCACGTCTGTGGATCTCAAG GATAAATGGAGAAACCTTTTGAGAGCTAGTGCTGCTCAGTTACATGACAGAAAGCAG GTTGGGCCACACAAGAAACATGTGACACTCCCCATACCACAATATGTTATGCGACGCATTAGGGAGTTATCTGCCATTCATCCGTACCCAAGGGAGCGAAAGCCAAGAGCACAGCTGATTTCAAGCAATCCAGTCTTCAGCCGCAGCAATGACAATTccagtagcggcggcgacgatgaACTCACAGAAGAAACATAG
- the LOC135673879 gene encoding putative ripening-related protein 4: MAISLASLAITLNVCAGSCFRYSLTEPPCTASGYLRGKSHSCNTDNYSECCKDGEMYPQYQCSPPVTSSTPAQMMIVSFAINGDGGGPGACDGQYHNDTEMAVALSTGWFDGGSRCNRSIRISANGRSLLAKVVDECSSVEGCEAEQNYTPPCPNNVVNASPAVWDALGIPELQRGDYNITWSDA, encoded by the coding sequence ATGGCGATTTCTCTAGCTTCCTTGGCCATAACCTTAAATGTTTGCGCCGGCAGCTGCTTTCGCTACTCGCTCACCGAGCCTCCATGCACCGCCAGTGGCTACCTCCGTGGTAAGTCCCACAGCTGCAACACCGATAACTACTCAGAATGCTGCAAAGATGGCGAGATGTACCCCCAGTACCAGTGCTCGCCGCCGGTGACCAGCTCTACGCCGGCCCAGATGATGATCGTCAGTTTCGCAATCAACGGCGACGGCGGAGGCCCAGGGGCGTGCGACGGTCAGTACCATAACGACACCGAGATGGCCGTTGCCTTGTCCACCGGATGGTTCGACGGCGGCAGCCGGTGCAACAGGAGCATTCGAATCAGCGCCAACGGGCGGTCCTTGCTGGCGAAGGTCGTCGACGAGTGCAGCTCCGTCGAAGGCTGCGAAGCCGAGCAGAACTACACACCACCGTGTCCCAACAACGTTGTCAATGCATCTCCGGCGGTGTGGGACGCGTTGGGCATACCGGAGCTGCAGAGAGGGGATTACAATATTACTTGGTCAGATGCATGA
- the LOC135673689 gene encoding uncharacterized protein LOC135673689 isoform X4 produces the protein MEVEHLLLEPQIEKDLSNNIMLMGSEHSKECLAIEDFTFAVDYTDCKADFGKIYSDAALIQKHEFVDSMLQGVNEGNLHGQSNFCSICPELFWDNDCAESLEVKCASQNTSCIRNFRSDLQTKSIGIHSDAGEFSDLSNALNSPYDAATPDRDAFLFDDVSTDQLPDVFRSTLGWDTSVEDKQSLEHHILFELQNLTEINKFSSPSQCSSMPNEIDDETIWIPKNLFEEVSSPFGSIFDTTKLVVGIGAEKPVQCGRDVRVGNFSEAHKTHLGDEDSAVITNKRLRKPTRRYIEETSDLKSRCCRETRGLVIQKQRGLHASRVQRRKNAAVMVRYPFHEVGNETIISKDEFLTADESRATYALRFPKSELRNNASEDWTRTVRNEKSGIRRKHHRLWTLPEVMKLIEGVSHYGVGRWTDIKRLLFATSAFRTSVDLKDKWRNLLRASAAQLHDRKQVGPHKKHVTLPIPQYVMRRIRELSAIHPYPRERKPRAQLISSNPVFSRSNDNSSSGGDDELTEET, from the exons ATGGAGGTTGAGCATTTACTTTTGGAGCCACAAATTGAAAAAGATTTAAGCAACAATATCATGCTTATGGGCTCAGAGCATTCTAAAGAGTGCCTAGCTATCGAAGATTTTACATTTGCAGTTGATTACACAGATTGTAAAGCAGATTTTG GAAAAATTTATTCTGATGCTGCACTGATTCAGAAACATGAG TTTGTTGATAGCATGCTCCAGGGAGTTAATGAAGGGAATCTTCATGGACAAAGCAATTTCTGCAGCATCTGTCCTGAACTTTTTTGGG ATAATGACTGTGCAGAAAGCCTTGAGGTTAAATGTGCTTCCCAGAACACATCATGTATTAGAAATTTCAGATCAGATTTGCAAACCAAAAGCATTGGAATACATAGTGATGCTGGAGAATTCTCAGACTTGTCAAATGCTCTTAATTCTCCATATGATGCTGCTACACCTGATCGAGATGCATTTTTGTTCGATGATGTAAGCACCGATCAACTTCCTGATGTGTTCAGAAGCACATTGGGATGGGATACATCAGTGGAGGACAAGCAGTCTCTGGAGCATCATATACTCTTTGAATTGCAGAACCTGACTGAAATTAACAAATTTTCCAGTCCCTCGCAATGCAGCTCTATGCCAAATGAGATTGATGATGAAACAATATGGATTCCAAAAAATCTTTTTGAAGAAGTGTCTAGTCCATTCGGAAGTATATTTGATACCACCAAACTGGTGGTTGGAATAGGTGCTGAGAAGCCAGTGCAGTGTGGTAGGGATGTTCGAGTGGGAAATTTTTCTGAGGCACACAAGACTCATTTGGGAGATGAAGACAGTGCAGTTATAACAAATAAGAGATTACGCAAACCTACTCGAAGATATATTGAAGAAACATCAGATTTGAAATCCAGATGCTGCAGAGAAACTAGAG GTTTAGTTATTCAGAAACAAAGAGGTCTGCATGCCTCCAGAGTTCAGCGTCGGAAAAATGCTGCAGTTATGGTGAGATATCCTTTCCATGAAGTG GGAAATGAGACTATAATAAGCAAGGATGAATTCTTAACTGCCGATGAATCTAGAGCAACATATGCTTTAAGGTTTCCAAAGTCTGAGTTACGAAATAATGCATCAGAAGACTGGACCAGAACAGTTAGAAATGAGAAAAGTGGGATTAGAAGGAAACATCATAGACTTTGGACACTTCCAGAAGTGATGAAGCTCATTGAAGGTGTCTCCCATTATGGAGTTGGCAGATGGACTGATATCAAGAGGCTCTTATTCGCAACATCTGCTTTCCGCACGTCTGTGGATCTCAAG GATAAATGGAGAAACCTTTTGAGAGCTAGTGCTGCTCAGTTACATGACAGAAAGCAG GTTGGGCCACACAAGAAACATGTGACACTCCCCATACCACAATATGTTATGCGACGCATTAGGGAGTTATCTGCCATTCATCCGTACCCAAGGGAGCGAAAGCCAAGAGCACAGCTGATTTCAAGCAATCCAGTCTTCAGCCGCAGCAATGACAATTccagtagcggcggcgacgatgaACTCACAGAAGAAACATAG